CGCGACGAACGCGACGCTCGTCGCGGCGGCGGCGCGGTTGCCGACGTTGTACCCGAGCCGGGGCAGGACGGGCTGCGGCGTCGGGACGGCCGCGTTCGGGTCGCCGAGCAGCGCCATCGCCGCCATGCCGGACTTGTACACGGCGGTGGGCCGCACCCCGAACAGCGCGGGTTCCCACAGCACCAGGTCGGCGAGTTTGCCGGGCTCGACCGAGCCGACCTCCCGTTCCAGCCCGTGAACGACCGCGGGCACGATCGTGTACTTCGCGACGTACCGGCGGGCGCGGCGGTTGTCGGCCGCTCCGTCGCCGGGCAGCGGGCCGCGCAGCGCCTTCATCGCGTGCGCGGTCTGCCAGGTGCGGCGGACGACCTCGCCGAGCCGCCCCATGGCCTGCGCGTCCGACGACATCGCCGAGATCGCGCCGATGTCCTGCAGCACGTCCTCGGCGGCCATCGTGGACGCCCGGACGCGGCTCTCCGCGAACGCCAGCTCCTCGGGGATCTTCGGGTTGAGGTGGTGCGCCACGAGGCAGACGTCGAGCTGCTCGTCGGCGGTGTTGACGGTGAACGGGCGGGTCGGGGTCGTGGAGGACGGCAGCACGTGCGGTTCTCCGGCGATCCTGATGATGTCGGGGGCGTGCCCGCCGCCGGCGCCCTCGGTGTGGAACGCGTGGAAGCAGCGTCCGTTCACGGCGCGCAGCATGTCCTCGACGAAACCGGCCTCGTTGAGCGTGTCGCTGTGGATCGCCACCTGCACGCCGGCCTCGTCGGCGACGCGCAGGGCGGTGTCGATCACGGCGGGGGTGGCACCCCAGTCCTCGTGGACCTTGAAGCCGCCGACGCCCGACCGCAGCTGCTCGCGCAGCGCGTCCTCCGACACGGTGGTGCCCCGGCCGAGGAACAGCACGTTGACCGGCCACGGGTCGAACGCCTCCAGCATCCGCTCCATCCACCAGCCGGCGGGCGTCGCGAGCGTCGCCTTGGACCCGTCGGTGGGGCCGGTGCCGCCGCCGGCCATGGTGGTGGTGCCGGACTCCAGCGCGACCGCGCACATGTCCGGCGAGACGAAGTGGACGTGGGTGTCCACGGTGCCGGCCGTCATGATCAGCCCGCTGCCGTTGACGAGTTCGGTGTTCGGCCCGACGACGAGGTCCGGGTGGACGCCGTCCATGGTGTCGGGATTACCGCACTTGCCGATCGCGACGATCCGGCCGTCCCGAACCCCGACGTCCGCTTTGATCACGCCCCAGTGGTCGAGGACGACGACGTTGGCGAACACCAGGTCGGGGGTGCCCTCGGCGCGGGTGGCGTGGGACTGGCCCTGCGACTCGCGGCCGGACTTGCCGCCGCCGAACACCGTCTCGTCTCCCCCGGCGCAGCGGTCCTCCTCGATCTGGACGAACAGGTCGGTGTCGGCGAGCCGGAGCCGGTCCCCGGTCGTGGGGCCGAGCGACGCGGCGTACTGCTCGCGGGGGATCTCAGCCATCGAGGGCGCCCCCGCACCGTCCGCGCAGGCCCCGCACGATGCGCCGGCCGCCGAGCGGGACGAGCTCCACCTCGGCCGTCGCGCCCGGGTCGAACCGTTTCATCCCCCCGGCGAGGATGTTGAGGCGTTTCCCCCACGCGGCGTCCCGGTCGAACTCCAGCGCCGGGTTCGTCTCGGCGAAGTGGTAGTGCGACCCGACGCTGATCGGCCGGTCGGCGGTGTTGACGACGGTCAGCGCGGTCACCTCGCGGCCCGCGTTGATCACGACGGGCCCGTCGGCGGGCAGGTACTGGCCGGGCACCCCTTCGAGCGCGGACGAGTCCGCGCCGGGCTGCACGGTCCCGATCGTCGCTCCCTTGCCGGACGCGGGCGGGAGCTTCCGCCCGGACCCGGGACGTTCCGTTCTCTCGCTCACCGGATCGGCTCCTGCAGCGCGATCAGCTTGGTGCCGTCCGGGAACGTCGCCTCGACGTGCACCTGGGCGAGCATCTCCGGAACGCCGTCCATGACGTCGTCGCGGCGCAGGAGGCCCCGGGCCGCCTCCTGCAGGTCGACCTTCGTCCGTCCCTCCCGGGCGCCCTCCAGCAGGAACGCCGTGATCAGGGCCGTGGCCTCGGGGAGGTTGAGCTTCAAGCCCTTGTCGCGCCGCTCCTGCGCGAGCTTGCCCGCCGTGTAGATCAGCAGGCGCTCCCGCTCCTGCAGGCTCAGCAGCATGGCCCCTCCGCCCCCCGACCGGCACCGTCGG
The nucleotide sequence above comes from Actinomadura algeriensis. Encoded proteins:
- a CDS encoding urease subunit alpha, producing MAEIPREQYAASLGPTTGDRLRLADTDLFVQIEEDRCAGGDETVFGGGKSGRESQGQSHATRAEGTPDLVFANVVVLDHWGVIKADVGVRDGRIVAIGKCGNPDTMDGVHPDLVVGPNTELVNGSGLIMTAGTVDTHVHFVSPDMCAVALESGTTTMAGGGTGPTDGSKATLATPAGWWMERMLEAFDPWPVNVLFLGRGTTVSEDALREQLRSGVGGFKVHEDWGATPAVIDTALRVADEAGVQVAIHSDTLNEAGFVEDMLRAVNGRCFHAFHTEGAGGGHAPDIIRIAGEPHVLPSSTTPTRPFTVNTADEQLDVCLVAHHLNPKIPEELAFAESRVRASTMAAEDVLQDIGAISAMSSDAQAMGRLGEVVRRTWQTAHAMKALRGPLPGDGAADNRRARRYVAKYTIVPAVVHGLEREVGSVEPGKLADLVLWEPALFGVRPTAVYKSGMAAMALLGDPNAAVPTPQPVLPRLGYNVGNRAAAATSVAFVAPAAIEDGLADRLAVHRRLVPVENTRGRTKADLPENDALPDIQVDPDTFTVRIDGAEVDHEPARDLPMTQRYLLF
- a CDS encoding urease subunit beta codes for the protein MSERTERPGSGRKLPPASGKGATIGTVQPGADSSALEGVPGQYLPADGPVVINAGREVTALTVVNTADRPISVGSHYHFAETNPALEFDRDAAWGKRLNILAGGMKRFDPGATAEVELVPLGGRRIVRGLRGRCGGALDG
- a CDS encoding urease subunit gamma is translated as MLLSLQERERLLIYTAGKLAQERRDKGLKLNLPEATALITAFLLEGAREGRTKVDLQEAARGLLRRDDVMDGVPEMLAQVHVEATFPDGTKLIALQEPIR